The window TTGGTGAGATAAAGCGCCCACGCGCAGTCGGGTTCGAACATGCTCGTCGTCGAGGACCAGTATCCTTCCCTGACCTCACTGAAGGGATGTCCTTGAGGAAGCGCCGGGCTGTGCGCGCTGCAATCCACGAGCGATTCCAGTTCGTTGATGTTCGGTAGCCGCCATGAATGAGTCTCCCCCCGCTGCCGGTTGAGGTCAGTCACCGCTTTGAGCGCTTCCTCCCATGTCGCCGGCCTTCCCGTAAGGTCGGCCGAGGAGAGCCAGCAGAGGTTCGTGAGCCGGTCGACGTTCACACTTCCCGCCTCCTCGAAGCGGGGATCAGGCCATGGCACCCACACTCGGAACTCTCCGTCCTGTCCTGACTCCGCGCAGGGTAGGGCGCGACCCTTCGAGTCATAACACCGGGTTTGGCCGGTGGCGAGCAGAATCGTGGCT is drawn from Vicinamibacterales bacterium and contains these coding sequences:
- a CDS encoding DUF1566 domain-containing protein — protein: EALDYIAEMNRDHAIGASDWRLPNRRELRSLMSYQTRKPALPEGHPFVNVISAWYWTSTTAAINTAYAWYIHTEGARMFYGQKEERFLFWPVREHGATILLATGQTRCYDSKGRALPCAESGQDGEFRVWVPWPDPRFEEAGSVNVDRLTNLCWLSSADLTGRPATWEEALKAVTDLNRQRGETHSWRLPNINELESLVDCSAHSPALPQGHPFSEVREGYWSSTTSMFEPDCAWALYLTKGAIGIGQKKGAHFSVWAVCDPPSRTG